The Synechococcales cyanobacterium T60_A2020_003 genome includes a window with the following:
- a CDS encoding IS5/IS1182 family transposase, with translation YHRRSIAETTMFRFKTIFGGNLSARQFDNQAVELFIKCVALNRMIQIAKPDSYKVEG, from the coding sequence GCTATCATCGTCGTTCGATTGCTGAAACTACCATGTTCCGCTTTAAGACTATTTTTGGGGGCAATCTCAGTGCACGTCAATTTGACAATCAAGCCGTGGAATTGTTCATCAAATGTGTTGCGCTCAACCGCATGATTCAGATCGCTAAACCCGATAGCTACAAGGTTGAAGGTTAA